The genomic window AGTGGGATCGTAGATACGGTACTTCAGGCTTCTCAAACGGAGCTTTCCGGTGCGAAAGTAGTAATCGGTACAGGAGGATCTTCTGATACCACCCCGGGAATTCTTGTGTTAAAAGATACGGATAAAGCGATGATCCTTCCGAAAGTAGCCAGCCCTCACCTGAACATTATCAACCCTGCAGCGGGAATGATGGTGTATGATACGGATAAACATCAGCTTGCTGTCTTTAACGGAGCAGTGTGGTCCTTCTGGAAACCCTTGTAAGATCAGGAGAATTTTTCAGTAATTGTGTTAGCTTCATTTTGAAAAAGAAAATGTAAAAACAGATCTGGAAAAAATGCGGATGCTGAAAGTTTCTGCAAAATGACAATAATTGACATCAGACTAAAGTGAAGGAAAAATCCGGAGCTTTAGTCTTTTTTGTGTAAATTCATCGGATTAATTTAACTTTTACCTTAATTTGCAGTTCTAAAGCTAGGGATAGGTCGGTTACTGAGCCAAACAAATATAACATTACATACAGCAGATATATGAAAAAATTCCGCTTAGTCTTGATACTTTTTATTTCGGTAATGTATTACGGGCAGGACAGTTTGAAAATAACCAACTGCGGCAAACAGCTGAAATCGTTTTATCTCGGTATGGATGTCCTGCACAAATGGCAGGCCGGACAGCATATTAACTGGCAGACCGGTGAACCGGATGATCCTGATGCGGTCTCCGGAATAAGAACCCACTGCAGTGCATTTGTGGCAGCCGCCTGCGAGCGCCGGGGAATTTACCTGTTAAGACCTCCTGAACACAGACAGGAATTGCTTGCCAATGCACAGGTCAGATGGCTGAACTCAGATCAGGCGAAAGATTTCGGATGGCATCCTATAACAAAGAATATTTTATCTGAAGCCCAGAGAATGTCGGATGAAGGATATATAGTCGTTGTTTGTGCACAAAATCCAGACCCGCATAAACCCGGACATATCGCTTTGGTGATGCCGGCAGCGCTTTCTTCATCACAGCTTCAGCAAAACGGGCCTTTGCTCATTCAGTCTTCTACCAAAAACAGTGTAGATGCTTTATTTCGAAACGCTTTTCACCGCCATATTGCAGACTGGAATTTCGCAACGGATGAGGTATTCTTTTATTATAACGATAAATTATCGTGTTCCGCAGATAATAAATAATTAATGGCCTGCATTATAATTTTAATGCTCTTATCCATTCGCGTTAGAAATAGAAATTAAATTGGCAGCCATTCCACATGAATTAAGAACTAACCTTTGAATTTAAAGAAATTGTTGAGAATAAGACATTTATATTTGTAAAAGTGAAAAGTTTTTTCTATCTTTGCAGTCTCTTTTGGCGCGAATAATTGTATACATATCTATAAAATATTGAATATCACCTCTTTCATGATTGTGAAGGAGATTTCTTGCATTATAGATACAGTGGCGGTTCTGCCTCAAAAGTAATAAAAATATTTTGCATTACGCTGTGAAAAGATATACCAGTGTTGCAGTTAGAAAAAAATAAAGTACAACGTAAAATGTCAAGGTCTTTCGTGAGCGCCAAAACACTTTACCTTACAGTTTTAGCTTGTTTCTTGTTCTTTTCTGATATTTTTTAATGAATCAAAATATTTTTTAACCTTTCTTAAAAGTTTTATGAGTAAAACAACACCTACAACTAGGGGAAATCAGAGAGTAAATTTCTCTTCAGCGAAAGGAAAAATCATTACGCCGGACTTCCTGGATATCCAGATCGAGTCTTTTGCAGAGTTTTTCCAGCTTGATACGCTTCCTGAAGACAGAAGAGACGAAGGCCTATACAAGACCTTCCAGGAAAATTTCCCGATTACGGATTCCAGAAACCAATTTGTATTGGAATTCCTGGATTATCTGGTAGATTCTCCACGTTATTCAATCGATGAGTGTGTGGAAAGAGGATTAACGTATTCCGTGCCTCTTAAAGCGAGACTTAAATTGTATTGTACAGACCCTGAGCACGAGGATTTCCAGACCGTGGTTCAGGATGTATATTTAGGGCCGGTTCCTTACATGACGCCTAGCGGATCTTTCATCATCAACGGTGCTGAAAGGGTTATCGTTACACAGTTGCACCGTTCACCTGGTGTATTCTTCGGACAGACCTACCACGCAAACGGAACCAAACTTTACTATTCAAGAATCATTCCTTTCAAAGGATCTTGGATGGAATTTACAACCGATATCAACAGCGTAATGTACGCGTATATCGACCGTAAGAAAAAATTACCATTAACCACTTTATTAAGAGCGATCGGTTACGAGTCTGATAAGGACATCCTTCAGATCTTCGACCTTGCGGAGGAAGTGAAAGTTTCTAAAGCTGCCCTTAAAAAAGTAGAAGGAAGAACATTGGCTGCGAGAGTTTTGAACACCTGGTTCGAAGACTTCGTAGATGAGGATACAGGTGAAGTAGTTTCTATCGAAAGAAACGAGATCATCCTGGATAGAGAAACTATTCTTGAAAAAGAGCATTTGGATCTGATCCTTGATGCTGGAGTGAAATCTATTTTGATTCACAAAGAAAATAGCAACGAGTTCTCTATTATTCAGAATACATTACAGAAAGACCCTACCAACTCTGAAAAAGAAGCGGTAGAATACATCTATCGTCAGTTAAGAAATGCAGATCCGCCAGATGAGGAAACGGCAAGAGGAATCATTGAAAAATTATTCTTCTCCGAGCAAAGATATTCATTAGGTGAAGTAGGACGTTACAGACTAAACAAAAAGTTAAGCCTAAATATTCCTACAACGACTGAAGTTCTTACCAAAGAAGATATCATCGCGATCGTAAGACACTTGATCGAGCTGGTAAACTCAAAAACGGATGTTGATGATATCGACCACTTATCAAACAGAAGAATTAAAACCGTTGGTGAGCAGTTGGCAGGACAATTCGGCGTAGGTCTTTCAAGAATTGCAAGAACCATCAAGGAGAGAATGAACGTTAGAGATAACGAAATCTTTACTCCGCTTGATCTTGTAAATGCTAAGACGTTAACGTCGGTGATCAATTCATTCTTTGGTACCAACCAGCTTTCTCAGTTCATGGACCAGACCAACCCATTATCAGAGATTACTCACAAGAGAAGATTATCTGCACTAGGGCCTGGAGGTCTATCAAGAGAAAGAGCAGGTTTCGAGGTTCGAGACGTTCACCATACCCACTACGGAAGAATTTGTCCGATTGAAACTCCGGAAGGACCAAACATCGGTTTGATCTCTTCATTAGGGATTTATGCTAAAATCAACAGACTTGGTTTCATTGAAACCCCATATAGAAAAGTAGAAAACGGTAAAATCAAGCTTTCGGCAGATCCAATCTACTTAAATGCTGAAGATGAAGAATCTAAAGTAATTGCTCAGGCCAACGTTGAATTGAGCGATAGCGGTGAATTCGAAACCGACAGGATTATTGCAAGATTGGATGGTGACTATCCGGTAGTAGAACCTAACCAGGTTGACCTTATCGACGTAGCGCCAAACCAGATTTCCGGTATTTCCGCTTCATTAATTCCATTCCTGGAGCATGATGATGCGAACCGTGCATTGATGGGATCCAACATGATGCGTCAGGCCGTTCCTCTATTGAAGCCACAGGCTCCGATCGTTGGTACAGGGCTTGAGCAGCAGGTTGCAAGAGATTCAAGAATTTTGATTAACGCTGAAGGTACCGGTACAGTAGAGTATGTGGATGCTGACAGAATCGTGATTAAATACGAAAGAAGCGAAGACGAAGATTTGGTACAATTCGAGTCTGCTACAAAAACATATAACTTAACCAAGTTCAGAAAAACCAACCAGAGTACAACCATTACCCTAAGACCAAACGTAAGAGTTGGGGATGTAGTGGAAAAAGGACAGGTACTTTGCGACGGGTATGCTACCGAAAAAGGAGAATTGGCTCTTGGTAGAAACCTTGTAGTTGCGTTCATGCCTTGGAAAGGGTATAACTTCGAGGATGCGATTGTAATCAATGAAAAAGTAGTTCGTGAAGACTGGTTTACTTCGATCCACGTAGATGAATATTCTCTTGAAGTTCGTGATACCAAATTGGGTATGGAAGAGCTTACGGCAGATATTCCGAACGTTTCAGAAGAAGCTACCAAAGATCTTGACGAGAACGGGATGATCAGAATCGGTGCTGAAGTGAAGCCTGGAGATATCATGATCGGTAAAATCACTCCAAAAGGTGAATCTGATCCGACTCCGGAAGAAAAACTTCTTAGAGCGATCTTCGGTGATAAAGCCGGTGACGTGAAAGATGCTTCATTGAAAGCAGACTCTTCATTAAGAGGAGTTGTGATCGATAAGAAATTGTTCTCCAGAAACATCAAAGACAAAAAGAAAAGAACAGAAGAAAAACTTAAGCTTGAGGAAATTGAAAACACTTACAAAGCTAAGTTTGATGAGTTGAGAAACACTTTAATTGAAAAATTAAATACACTCGTAAGCGGTAAAACTTCTCAGGGGGTTAAAAATGACCTTGATGAAGAGATCATCGGTAAAGGGGTGAAGTTCACTCACAAATTATTGACTTCTGTTGAAGACTATGTAAACGTTAGCGGTTCAGACTGGACGGTTGACGCTGATAAAAATGAATTGATCAAGCAGTTGATCCACAACTACAAAATCAAGTACAACGATATCCAGGGGGTTAAAAACCGTGAGAAATTTGCAATTTCCATCGGAGACGAACTACCGGCAGGAATCATGAAGCTTGCTAAAGTTTACATCGCTAAGAAACGTAAACTGAACGTAGGGGATAAAATGGCAGGACGTCACGGTAACAAAGGGATCGTTTCGAGAATCGTTCGTGAAGAAGATATGCCGTTCCTTGAAGATGGAACACCGGTAGATATCGTATTGAACCCGCTTGGGGTACCTTCCCGTATGAACATCGGTCAGATCTATGAAACCGTTCTTGGATGGGCTGGTCAGAAATTAGGATTGAAATTTGCCACGCCGATCTTCGACGGAGCAAGCCTTGATCAGATTACTGAATATACTGAAAAAGCAGGTCTTCCTAAATTCGGTCATACCTATCTTTATGACGGTGGTACCGGAGAAAGATTTACACAGGCAGCTACAGTAGGGGTAATCTACATGCTGAAACTGGGTCACATGGTTGATGACAAAATGCACGCACGTTCTATCGGTCCTTATTCATTAATTACGCAGCAGCCGTTAGGAGGTAAAGCGCAATTCGGAGGTCAGAGATTCGGAGAGATGGAGGTTTGGGCTCTTGAAGCATTCGGAGCATCCAATATCCTGAGAGAGATCCTGACTGTGAAGTCGGATGACGTGATTGGTAGAGCAAAAACTTACGAAGCCATTGCAAAAGGTGAATCGATGCCTGAACCGGGTATTCCTGAATCATTCAACGTATTGCTTCATGAGTTACAGGGTCTTGGATTAGACGTAAGACTAGAGGAATAATTTTAAATTTTAAATTATCAATGCCGGATGGAAACATTCGGAAATTAATCTAAAATCTAAAATCTAAAATTTAAAATCTAACAAATGTCAAATAAAAATAAATCAAGTAGATTTAATAAAATAACCATCGGTTTAGCTTCTCCGGAATCGATTCTTCAGGAATCGAGAGGGGAGGTTCTTAAGCCGGAAACCATTAACTACAGAACGCACAAGCCTGAAAGAGACGGGTTGTTCTGTGAAAAAATCTTCGGTCCTGTAAAGGATTACGAATGTGCTTGTGGTAAATACAAGAGAATTCGTTACAAAGGGATCGTTTGTGACCGTTGTGGAGTAGAAGTTACGGAGAAAAAAGTACGTAGAGAAAGAATCGGACATATCAACCTGGTAGTTCCAATCGCTCACATCTGGTATTTCCGTTCTTTACCGAACAAAATCGGTTACCTTTTAGGAATTCCTTCCAAAAAATTGGATATGATCATCTACTACGAAAGATATGTGGTGATCCAACAGGGTATTGCTAAAAAACTGGACGGTTCCGATTTCGAAAATATGGAGTTCCTGACAGAAGAAGAGTACCTGGATATCATGGAAACTCTTCCGATCGAGAACCAATATCTTGATGATTCCGATCCGAACAAATTCATCGCCAAAATGGGTGCTGAAGCGGTTGAGGAATTATTAAAAAGAATCGATCTTGATGCTTTATCTTTCGACCTGAGACACAAAGCTCACAACGAAGGTTCAAAACAGAGAAGAACCGAAGCACTTAAAAGATTGAACGTTGTAGAAGCATTGAGAGGTGCCAATACAAGAATGATCAATAAGCCTGAGTGGATGATCATGCGTGTGCTTCCAGTTATCCCGCCGGAATTGAGACCATTGGTTCCGTTGGATGGTGGACGTTTCGCAACTTCCGATTTGAATGACCTTTACAGAAGGGTGATCATCAGAAACAACCGTTTGAAAAGACTATTGGAGATCAAAGCTCCGGAAGTAATCTTGAGAAACGAGAAGCGTATGCTTCAGGAATCTGTAGATTCCCTATTCGATAACACAAGAAAATCTTCTGCGGTAAAATCTGAATCCAACAGACCATTGAAATCCCTTTCCGATTCATTGAAAGGTAAGCAGGGTCGTTTCCGTCAGAACCTATTGGGGAAAAGGGTAGATTACTCGGCGCGTTCGGTAATTGTTGTAGGTCCTAACTTACAGCTTCACGAGTGTGGTATCCCTAAAGATATGGCAGCGGAACTTTACAAACCGTTCATCATCAGAAAACTGATTGAAAGAGGAATTGTAAAAACCGTAAAGTCAGCAAAAAGAATCATCGACAGGAAAGAACCTGTAGTATATGATATCCTTGAAAACGTGATGAAAGGTCACCCGGTTCTTCTGAACAGGGCACCTACGCTTCACAGACTGGGGATCCAGGCATTCCAGCCTAAAATGATCGAAGGGAAAGCAATCCAACTTCACCCGTTAGTAACAACGGCCTTCAACGCGGATTTCGATGGTGACCAGATGGCGGTACACTTACCGTTAGGCCCTGAAGCAATTCTTGAAGCGCAGTTA from Chryseobacterium sp. SORGH_AS_0447 includes these protein-coding regions:
- the rpoB gene encoding DNA-directed RNA polymerase subunit beta, with the translated sequence MSKTTPTTRGNQRVNFSSAKGKIITPDFLDIQIESFAEFFQLDTLPEDRRDEGLYKTFQENFPITDSRNQFVLEFLDYLVDSPRYSIDECVERGLTYSVPLKARLKLYCTDPEHEDFQTVVQDVYLGPVPYMTPSGSFIINGAERVIVTQLHRSPGVFFGQTYHANGTKLYYSRIIPFKGSWMEFTTDINSVMYAYIDRKKKLPLTTLLRAIGYESDKDILQIFDLAEEVKVSKAALKKVEGRTLAARVLNTWFEDFVDEDTGEVVSIERNEIILDRETILEKEHLDLILDAGVKSILIHKENSNEFSIIQNTLQKDPTNSEKEAVEYIYRQLRNADPPDEETARGIIEKLFFSEQRYSLGEVGRYRLNKKLSLNIPTTTEVLTKEDIIAIVRHLIELVNSKTDVDDIDHLSNRRIKTVGEQLAGQFGVGLSRIARTIKERMNVRDNEIFTPLDLVNAKTLTSVINSFFGTNQLSQFMDQTNPLSEITHKRRLSALGPGGLSRERAGFEVRDVHHTHYGRICPIETPEGPNIGLISSLGIYAKINRLGFIETPYRKVENGKIKLSADPIYLNAEDEESKVIAQANVELSDSGEFETDRIIARLDGDYPVVEPNQVDLIDVAPNQISGISASLIPFLEHDDANRALMGSNMMRQAVPLLKPQAPIVGTGLEQQVARDSRILINAEGTGTVEYVDADRIVIKYERSEDEDLVQFESATKTYNLTKFRKTNQSTTITLRPNVRVGDVVEKGQVLCDGYATEKGELALGRNLVVAFMPWKGYNFEDAIVINEKVVREDWFTSIHVDEYSLEVRDTKLGMEELTADIPNVSEEATKDLDENGMIRIGAEVKPGDIMIGKITPKGESDPTPEEKLLRAIFGDKAGDVKDASLKADSSLRGVVIDKKLFSRNIKDKKKRTEEKLKLEEIENTYKAKFDELRNTLIEKLNTLVSGKTSQGVKNDLDEEIIGKGVKFTHKLLTSVEDYVNVSGSDWTVDADKNELIKQLIHNYKIKYNDIQGVKNREKFAISIGDELPAGIMKLAKVYIAKKRKLNVGDKMAGRHGNKGIVSRIVREEDMPFLEDGTPVDIVLNPLGVPSRMNIGQIYETVLGWAGQKLGLKFATPIFDGASLDQITEYTEKAGLPKFGHTYLYDGGTGERFTQAATVGVIYMLKLGHMVDDKMHARSIGPYSLITQQPLGGKAQFGGQRFGEMEVWALEAFGASNILREILTVKSDDVIGRAKTYEAIAKGESMPEPGIPESFNVLLHELQGLGLDVRLEE